One window of Hymenobacter sp. BRD128 genomic DNA carries:
- a CDS encoding SurA N-terminal domain-containing protein, with protein sequence MALINTIREKSGVAVGAVAVGMLLFIVGGDLIGGKNRLFGRDGNVVGEVNGQKIELPEFTAALEQAKQNFANQQGRQPDEQATGYLRDQTWNQLLYRRAFQPELDKLGLAVGDDEAVDMVQGDNPNPAIKQAFTDPKTGQFDRARLIDYLKNLDKLPPDAQAAFHNFETSLRDFDRPVNKYNALLKNSVYVTSAEAKLFDLAQNSKANFRYLFVPYTSVSDSAFKPTDAQLQDYLDRHKARYKVEDGRSIEYIVVPETATKEDSAALRQSVAGLAQQFRTAPNDSLFVRANSDQPYNHNYLSPADLPEQLRKQLPLKVGEVYGPYVEGNTLAIYKVTGAKAGTKPAARASHILIKADAQMTPEARAAAKKQAQDILNKIKAGADFATMARQFGTDGTKEQGGDLGWFEEGRMVPAFSKAVFAATSPGLLPNLVETNFGYHIVKVTAPKTNQTYQVAAVVKAVQPSDATREAAYARAEKLQADASSLDAFRALPTKDKTLQKQEAKFVPRDAPTVGNLPGSREIVRWAFGFNPDGGSATKVGDVRKFDIGDVHVLAAVTDSRDKGTATIESIRPELTAAVRNELKAKQIMAKLAGKTGSLDDLAKVAGPGAVVQNAEGVAQAQGTIPSVGFEPEAVGRAFALKPGQKSAPIQGEQGVLVVEATTLFPATPSDVKVVRQQLTQQRQQRQDGLIYEAIKGQAKVKDNRSKFF encoded by the coding sequence ATGGCTTTAATTAACACGATACGGGAAAAGTCGGGGGTGGCCGTGGGCGCCGTCGCCGTCGGGATGCTGCTCTTTATTGTGGGCGGCGACCTGATAGGAGGGAAGAACCGCCTTTTTGGCCGCGATGGCAACGTAGTGGGCGAGGTGAATGGCCAGAAAATCGAGCTGCCCGAGTTTACCGCCGCCCTGGAGCAAGCCAAGCAGAACTTCGCCAACCAGCAAGGGCGCCAGCCCGACGAGCAGGCCACCGGCTACCTGCGCGACCAGACCTGGAACCAGCTGCTGTATCGCCGGGCCTTTCAGCCCGAACTCGATAAATTGGGGCTAGCCGTGGGCGACGACGAGGCCGTGGACATGGTGCAGGGCGACAACCCGAACCCCGCCATCAAGCAGGCTTTCACTGACCCCAAAACGGGACAGTTTGACCGGGCCCGCCTCATCGACTACCTCAAGAACCTCGACAAGCTGCCGCCCGATGCCCAGGCCGCGTTTCACAACTTCGAAACCAGTCTGCGCGACTTCGACCGGCCGGTGAACAAGTACAACGCCCTGCTCAAAAACTCGGTGTACGTGACGTCGGCCGAGGCGAAGCTATTTGACCTGGCCCAGAACTCGAAGGCGAATTTCCGCTACCTGTTCGTGCCCTACACCAGCGTGTCGGACTCGGCCTTCAAGCCCACCGATGCCCAGCTGCAAGACTACCTCGACCGCCACAAGGCCCGCTATAAAGTAGAAGATGGCCGCAGCATCGAGTACATCGTGGTGCCCGAAACGGCCACCAAGGAAGACAGCGCCGCCCTGCGCCAGAGCGTGGCCGGGCTAGCCCAGCAGTTCCGCACCGCGCCCAACGACTCGCTGTTTGTGCGCGCCAACTCTGACCAGCCCTACAATCACAACTACCTCTCGCCGGCCGACCTGCCCGAGCAGCTCCGCAAGCAGCTGCCGCTGAAGGTGGGAGAGGTATACGGCCCTTACGTGGAAGGCAACACCTTGGCTATCTATAAGGTAACCGGGGCCAAAGCCGGCACCAAGCCCGCCGCCCGGGCTAGCCACATTCTCATCAAGGCCGATGCCCAGATGACGCCGGAGGCCCGCGCTGCCGCCAAAAAGCAGGCCCAGGATATTCTGAATAAAATCAAGGCCGGCGCCGACTTCGCCACGATGGCCCGGCAGTTTGGTACCGATGGCACCAAGGAGCAAGGCGGCGACCTCGGCTGGTTTGAGGAAGGCCGCATGGTGCCGGCGTTCAGCAAGGCCGTGTTTGCGGCTACCAGCCCCGGCCTGCTGCCCAACCTCGTGGAAACCAACTTCGGCTACCACATCGTGAAGGTAACGGCCCCCAAAACCAACCAGACTTACCAGGTAGCCGCCGTGGTGAAGGCCGTGCAGCCCAGCGACGCTACCCGCGAAGCCGCCTACGCCCGCGCCGAAAAGCTGCAAGCCGATGCCAGCAGCCTCGATGCTTTCCGCGCCCTGCCCACCAAAGACAAGACCCTGCAAAAGCAGGAAGCCAAATTCGTGCCCCGCGATGCGCCAACGGTGGGCAACCTGCCCGGCTCGCGCGAGATTGTGCGCTGGGCCTTCGGCTTCAACCCCGACGGCGGCTCGGCCACCAAAGTAGGTGACGTGCGCAAATTTGACATCGGCGACGTGCACGTGCTTGCGGCCGTAACTGATTCGCGCGACAAGGGCACGGCCACCATTGAAAGCATCCGGCCCGAGCTGACCGCTGCCGTGCGCAACGAGCTTAAGGCCAAGCAGATTATGGCCAAGCTAGCCGGCAAAACCGGCTCGCTCGATGACCTGGCTAAGGTGGCCGGCCCCGGCGCCGTGGTGCAAAACGCCGAGGGCGTAGCCCAGGCCCAGGGCACCATCCCGAGCGTGGGCTTTGAGCCCGAGGCCGTGGGCCGCGCCTTCGCCCTGAAGCCGGGCCAGAAGTCGGCGCCCATTCAGGGCGAGCAGGGCGTGCTGGTGGTAGAGGCCACCACGCTGTTCCCGGCCACGCCGAGCGACGTGAAAGTAGTGCGCCAGCAGCTAACGCAGCAGCGCCAGCAGCGCCAGGATGGTCTCATCTACGAAGCCATTAAGGGCCAGGCCAAGGTGAAAGACAACCGCTCGAAGTTCTTCTAG
- a CDS encoding tetratricopeptide repeat protein, with translation MRYSLLLLPAGWLALAAPLHAQNLPGGPPRPGTWAPIDAPTLARDYAHRGEYEKAAFLFEKLKSDEQTSPAVLPDYLATLQALKRYKDAEKLVKKAIKQHPEEGSYGVALGALYAAAGDPAAADKQYQRVVSQLTPALVQPVAAEFSKRELPVWAERAYLRGRELAKNNTGYAPQLIQLYTQSQEQEKLLSETLHLVERDEQQLPFVRNMLQNALHEEKDFDTLEKILLTKVQAQPDQQAYSELLLWLQVQRHDFAGALVQVRALDRRTGAQGARVLNLAGIAQRNRDYATAIAACEYVVREYRTGPNYGLARQLLLQAREAQVRDTYPVDPAQVQALAADYEKLLTELGRTPDAAPVMRQLANLYAFQLDNKPKAMALLQEVIAMPRASADVVDEAKTTLGDLYLLKGEPWEATLLYSQVEKAHPEAPLGYEAKLRNARLSYFAGDFKLAQSHLDILKEATTREIANDAMQLSLLIQESTAEDTLGLALKDYAAVEELVFQNKIPQAETGLDALLRKYPGHALQDDALFLKAKLQRRTGDYAAAVSTLAQITGNPKYDVLSDDALFLMAEIQDENLKDKAKAQELYQQVLTKYPGSIYVAEARKRFRRLRGDAVQ, from the coding sequence ATGCGTTATTCGTTGTTGCTTTTGCCCGCCGGCTGGCTAGCCCTGGCGGCCCCGCTGCACGCCCAGAACCTGCCGGGCGGGCCGCCCCGCCCCGGCACCTGGGCACCCATCGACGCGCCCACGCTGGCCCGCGACTACGCCCACCGGGGCGAATACGAGAAGGCCGCTTTTCTCTTCGAGAAATTGAAAAGCGACGAGCAGACCTCGCCCGCCGTGCTGCCCGACTACCTGGCCACGCTGCAAGCTCTGAAGCGCTACAAGGACGCCGAGAAGCTGGTGAAGAAAGCCATCAAGCAGCACCCCGAGGAAGGCAGCTACGGCGTGGCGCTGGGTGCGCTCTACGCGGCCGCCGGCGACCCGGCGGCGGCCGACAAGCAGTACCAGCGCGTGGTGAGCCAGCTCACGCCGGCGCTGGTGCAGCCGGTGGCAGCCGAGTTCAGCAAGCGGGAGCTGCCGGTATGGGCCGAGCGCGCCTACCTGCGCGGCCGCGAGCTAGCCAAGAACAATACCGGGTACGCGCCGCAGCTCATCCAGCTTTATACCCAGAGCCAGGAGCAGGAAAAGCTGCTGAGTGAAACCCTGCACCTGGTGGAACGCGACGAGCAGCAGCTGCCCTTCGTGCGCAATATGCTCCAGAATGCCCTGCACGAGGAAAAGGACTTCGACACGCTGGAGAAAATTTTGCTGACCAAGGTGCAGGCCCAGCCCGACCAGCAGGCCTACAGCGAGTTGCTACTGTGGCTGCAGGTGCAGCGCCACGACTTTGCCGGCGCCCTGGTGCAGGTGCGGGCCCTCGACCGGCGCACCGGCGCCCAGGGCGCCCGGGTGCTGAACCTGGCCGGTATCGCGCAGCGCAACCGCGACTACGCCACGGCCATCGCGGCCTGCGAATACGTGGTGCGCGAGTACCGCACCGGCCCCAACTACGGACTAGCCCGCCAGCTGCTGCTGCAAGCCCGCGAGGCCCAGGTGCGCGATACCTACCCCGTAGACCCCGCCCAGGTGCAGGCCCTAGCGGCTGACTATGAGAAGCTGCTCACCGAGCTGGGCCGCACGCCTGACGCTGCGCCCGTAATGCGCCAGCTCGCCAATCTCTACGCCTTCCAGCTCGACAACAAGCCCAAGGCGATGGCGCTGCTGCAAGAAGTAATTGCCATGCCCCGCGCCTCGGCCGACGTGGTAGACGAGGCCAAAACCACCCTCGGCGACCTGTACTTGCTGAAGGGCGAGCCCTGGGAGGCCACGCTGCTCTACTCGCAGGTAGAGAAGGCGCACCCCGAGGCGCCGCTAGGCTACGAGGCCAAGCTGCGCAACGCCCGCCTCAGCTACTTCGCCGGCGACTTCAAGCTGGCCCAGAGCCACCTCGACATTCTCAAGGAAGCCACCACCCGCGAAATCGCCAACGACGCCATGCAGCTCTCGCTGCTCATCCAGGAAAGCACCGCGGAGGACACCCTGGGGCTAGCCCTCAAGGACTACGCGGCCGTGGAAGAATTGGTGTTTCAAAACAAAATTCCGCAGGCCGAAACGGGCCTCGACGCGCTGCTGCGCAAGTACCCCGGCCACGCCCTGCAAGACGATGCGCTGTTTCTGAAAGCCAAGCTGCAGCGCCGCACCGGCGACTATGCCGCCGCCGTGAGCACCCTAGCCCAGATTACGGGCAACCCTAAGTACGACGTGCTCAGCGACGACGCGCTGTTTCTGATGGCCGAGATTCAGGACGAAAACCTGAAGGACAAAGCCAAGGCGCAGGAGCTGTACCAGCAGGTGCTCACCAAGTACCCCGGCAGCATCTACGTGGCCGAGGCCCGTAAGCGCTTCCGGCGGCTGCGCGGCGATGCGGTGCAGTAG
- the recJ gene encoding single-stranded-DNA-specific exonuclease RecJ, with protein sequence MAVIPLKRWNIAPEPDPTAVAGLGQALGISPVLARLLVQRGIATPAAAHDFFEPDLANLASPWLMCDMDRAVERLRRALDGGEKILVLGDYDVDGITSVALIISFLRPLAESPDLPEEQSRFQPYIPDRHREGYGISMQAVDYAQQHGFGLIVALDCGIKAVEQVAYANTQGLDFIICDHHLPGDELPPAVAVLDPKRLDCNYPYPELSGCGVGFKLLQAYTEKYHLPLAPLYAQLDLVTVSIAADVVPVTGENRILAAHGLRRFNVTQAAAFAAPQPSALAAADTLDGPAPLAPAPAEVAGEGLRPGLAALHELATPRQGPLSLSSLVFGFAPRINAAGRMGDAHRAVNMLLASTQQEARYTAEVVDHMNQERRLSDARTTQEALALIAEDPDGATAPATVLYQPHWPQGVLGIVASRCLDQYYRPTVILTERDGLATGSARSVAGFDVHDVLEACAPLLRQFGGHKAAAGLALPIENVPAFKAQFMREVAARLPVGQLPVRPVEIDAELDFTQLTEEFLLQLARLEPFGPGNPTPIFATHHVRAVPGSVRPVGQAGHLKIRLMQPGQSPGMVLEGIGFGLGHYLPRLLEAPEVAFSVCYTLEMNEFRGQRTLQLRLLDLRWE encoded by the coding sequence ATGGCTGTTATACCGCTCAAGCGCTGGAATATCGCGCCCGAACCCGACCCCACCGCGGTGGCCGGGCTGGGGCAGGCGCTGGGTATCAGCCCAGTACTAGCCCGCCTGCTGGTGCAACGCGGCATCGCAACGCCCGCCGCCGCTCACGATTTTTTTGAGCCCGACCTGGCCAACCTGGCCTCGCCCTGGCTGATGTGCGACATGGACCGGGCGGTGGAGCGCCTGCGCCGCGCCCTCGACGGGGGCGAAAAAATCCTGGTGCTCGGCGACTACGATGTGGATGGCATTACGTCGGTAGCGCTGATAATCAGCTTCTTGCGGCCGCTAGCCGAAAGCCCCGACCTGCCCGAAGAGCAAAGCCGCTTTCAGCCCTACATCCCCGACCGGCACCGCGAGGGCTACGGCATCTCGATGCAGGCCGTAGACTACGCGCAGCAGCACGGCTTTGGCCTGATAGTGGCCCTCGACTGCGGCATAAAAGCCGTGGAGCAGGTAGCCTACGCGAATACACAGGGCCTCGATTTTATTATCTGCGACCACCACCTGCCCGGCGATGAGCTGCCGCCCGCCGTGGCCGTGCTCGACCCCAAGCGCCTCGATTGCAACTATCCGTATCCCGAGCTGTCGGGCTGCGGCGTGGGCTTCAAGCTCTTGCAAGCCTACACCGAAAAATACCACCTGCCGCTAGCCCCCCTCTACGCCCAGCTCGACCTCGTGACGGTGAGCATCGCGGCCGATGTGGTGCCCGTGACTGGCGAAAACCGCATTCTGGCCGCCCACGGCCTGCGCCGCTTCAACGTGACCCAGGCGGCGGCTTTTGCCGCGCCCCAGCCCTCGGCCCTGGCCGCCGCCGATACTCTGGATGGCCCGGCACCGCTAGCCCCCGCGCCCGCTGAGGTGGCTGGCGAAGGGCTACGCCCTGGCCTGGCCGCCCTGCACGAGCTAGCCACGCCGCGCCAGGGGCCACTGAGCCTCAGCTCGTTGGTGTTTGGGTTTGCGCCGCGCATCAACGCGGCCGGGCGCATGGGCGACGCCCACCGCGCCGTAAATATGCTGCTGGCCAGCACTCAGCAGGAAGCGCGCTACACCGCCGAGGTGGTGGACCACATGAACCAGGAGCGCCGGCTCTCTGACGCGCGCACCACCCAGGAGGCCCTGGCGCTCATCGCCGAAGACCCCGACGGCGCCACGGCGCCCGCCACCGTGCTCTACCAGCCGCACTGGCCGCAGGGCGTGCTGGGCATCGTGGCTTCGCGCTGCCTCGACCAGTACTACCGCCCCACGGTCATCCTGACCGAGCGCGATGGGCTAGCCACAGGCTCGGCCCGCTCCGTAGCAGGCTTCGACGTGCACGACGTACTGGAGGCCTGCGCGCCGCTGCTGCGGCAGTTTGGCGGGCACAAGGCGGCGGCGGGGCTAGCCCTGCCCATCGAAAACGTGCCGGCCTTTAAGGCGCAGTTTATGCGCGAGGTGGCGGCGCGGCTGCCCGTGGGCCAGCTGCCGGTGCGCCCCGTTGAAATAGACGCCGAGTTGGACTTTACGCAGCTGACCGAGGAGTTTTTGCTCCAGCTGGCCCGCCTGGAGCCGTTTGGGCCGGGCAACCCCACGCCGATTTTCGCGACCCACCACGTGCGGGCGGTGCCGGGCTCGGTGCGGCCCGTGGGCCAAGCCGGCCATCTCAAAATCAGGCTGATGCAGCCGGGGCAGTCGCCAGGTATGGTACTCGAAGGCATTGGCTTTGGGCTGGGGCATTATTTGCCGCGCCTGCTCGAAGCGCCCGAAGTAGCATTTAGCGTATGCTATACGCTGGAAATGAATGAGTTTCGGGGCCAACGCACCTTGCAGCTGCGGCTACTCGACCTGCGCTGGGAGTAG
- a CDS encoding YgcG family protein, translated as MNTFLTFRLRSPAGWAWLLALWLGLVLAAQAQNVPARPDPPHLVNDLAGLMQPQEVAALEQKLVAYDDSTSSQIAVVTVPSLDGNDIADYAQKLYESWGIGRKGKDNGILVLVAKQEHLARIQTGYGLEGAVPDALAKRIISNTLVPAFKENNYYAGLDRGTDQLIALAKGEYKADPSQVQQQGSRDHSGSGPGFWIIIGVLVLFFILRSRGGAAGAGAGGLHSPHHLRRFLGWPRRIRRRRLGRWGWRRRRLRGLWRRQQRRRRG; from the coding sequence ATGAATACTTTCCTTACTTTTCGGCTTCGTAGCCCGGCTGGCTGGGCCTGGCTGCTGGCCTTGTGGCTAGGCCTGGTACTGGCGGCGCAGGCCCAAAACGTGCCCGCGCGCCCCGACCCTCCGCACCTCGTCAATGACCTGGCTGGCTTGATGCAGCCGCAGGAGGTGGCGGCCCTGGAGCAGAAGCTGGTGGCCTACGACGACAGCACTTCGTCGCAGATTGCGGTGGTTACCGTACCCTCACTCGATGGCAACGACATTGCCGACTATGCTCAGAAGCTGTACGAGAGCTGGGGCATCGGGCGCAAGGGCAAAGACAACGGCATCTTGGTGCTGGTGGCCAAGCAGGAGCACTTGGCCCGTATTCAGACCGGCTACGGCCTCGAAGGCGCCGTGCCCGACGCCCTGGCCAAGCGCATCATCAGCAATACGCTGGTGCCTGCTTTCAAGGAAAATAATTACTACGCGGGCCTCGACCGGGGCACCGACCAGCTCATTGCCCTCGCCAAGGGCGAATACAAGGCCGACCCCAGCCAGGTGCAGCAGCAAGGTAGCCGCGACCACTCGGGCTCGGGACCGGGCTTCTGGATAATTATTGGGGTGCTGGTGCTGTTTTTCATCCTGCGCTCGCGCGGGGGGGCGGCCGGGGCGGGCGCGGGGGGGCTTCATTCCCCCCATCATCTTCGGCGATTTCTCGGGTGGCCGCGGCGTATTCGGCGGCGGCGGCTGGGGCGGTGGGGGTGGCGGCGGAGGCGGCTTCGGGGGCTTTGGCGGCGGCAGCAGCGGCGGCGGCGGGGCTAG
- a CDS encoding TPM domain-containing protein has translation MTHPLTPAQEAALVAAIKAAELRTSGEIRLHLEDKCPTPEPLDRAAQVFAELKMHHTKLRNGVLFYLAWQTRQFAVVGDAGINASVPDDFWEEVKETVVGHFRQEQYVTGLERGIRLVGEQLRQLFPYNAATDVNELDDEISYGDDAPYPTPGR, from the coding sequence ATGACCCACCCCCTCACCCCTGCTCAGGAAGCAGCGCTGGTGGCCGCCATCAAGGCGGCCGAGCTGCGCACGTCGGGCGAAATCCGGCTGCACCTCGAAGACAAGTGCCCCACGCCCGAGCCCCTCGACCGCGCCGCGCAGGTGTTTGCCGAGCTGAAAATGCACCACACCAAGCTGCGCAACGGGGTGCTGTTTTACCTGGCCTGGCAAACGCGGCAGTTTGCCGTGGTAGGCGACGCGGGCATTAATGCCTCGGTGCCCGACGACTTTTGGGAGGAAGTGAAGGAAACCGTGGTGGGCCATTTCCGGCAGGAGCAGTACGTGACGGGCCTGGAGCGCGGCATCCGGCTGGTGGGCGAGCAACTGCGGCAACTCTTCCCCTACAACGCGGCCACCGACGTAAATGAGCTGGACGACGAAATTTCTTACGGCGACGACGCCCCCTATCCTACCCCTGGCCGATGA
- a CDS encoding LemA family protein, translated as MVTLLSQSSCGYNGMVQRDQAVKSQWANVQSAYQRRADLIPNLVNTVKGAANFEKSTLEGVIEARAKATSVQLNADQLTPENIQKFQAAQSQLSAGLGRLLAVSENYPELKANANFQELQAQIEGTENRINVERNKFNADVNDYNTFTRSFPNNLFAGMFGFPPKGYFEADASAKEAPKVDFGDMGGNAPSGGNTPAGSK; from the coding sequence ATGGTGACGCTGCTCTCGCAATCGTCGTGCGGCTACAACGGCATGGTGCAGCGCGACCAGGCCGTTAAAAGCCAGTGGGCCAATGTGCAAAGTGCCTACCAGCGCCGCGCCGACCTCATCCCCAACCTCGTGAATACGGTGAAGGGCGCCGCTAACTTCGAGAAGTCAACCCTCGAAGGTGTTATCGAAGCCCGCGCCAAGGCTACCAGCGTGCAGCTCAATGCCGACCAGCTGACGCCCGAAAACATCCAGAAGTTTCAGGCCGCCCAGAGCCAGCTTTCGGCCGGGCTAGGCCGCCTGCTGGCCGTGAGCGAGAACTACCCGGAGCTAAAAGCTAATGCCAACTTCCAGGAATTGCAGGCGCAGATTGAGGGCACCGAAAACCGCATCAACGTGGAGCGCAACAAGTTCAATGCCGACGTGAACGACTATAACACCTTTACGCGCTCGTTCCCGAATAACTTGTTCGCGGGCATGTTCGGCTTCCCGCCCAAGGGCTATTTCGAGGCCGATGCCTCAGCCAAGGAGGCACCTAAGGTTGATTTTGGCGATATGGGCGGCAACGCGCCATCGGGCGGCAACACCCCGGCCGGCAGCAAATAA
- a CDS encoding sugar phosphate nucleotidyltransferase — protein MKAVIPVAGIGSRLRPHTHTQPKSLVPVAGNTILGHIVDRLRGAGLTEFVFIIGYLGDKIEEYVRRHYPELQVTFVVQEPREGLGHALWLARETFRHDPDGVLILLGDTIVDVDLPALLAQPGTVLAVKEVKTPSLFGLVETNAAGEVSRVVEKPRIPKSNYALVGLYKIANAERLAEALEWLISTGRRTHEEYQLTDALMHLIEEGEPMRTAAVDNWFDCGRKETLLEANARLLDRPEFRQVRAYPEFPDTVIIPPVSIGVGCRIEHAIIGPNVAIGDRTIIRHTIVSDSIIGSYSELSSAVMSDCIVGSDASFRGLNHSLNLGDNTEIDYSQARQ, from the coding sequence ATGAAAGCTGTTATTCCCGTTGCCGGCATCGGCTCGCGCCTGCGCCCCCACACCCACACTCAGCCCAAAAGCCTGGTGCCGGTGGCCGGCAATACCATTCTGGGCCACATCGTCGACCGCCTGCGCGGGGCCGGCCTCACCGAATTCGTGTTTATCATCGGCTACCTCGGCGATAAGATTGAGGAGTACGTGCGCCGCCACTACCCCGAGCTCCAGGTCACGTTCGTGGTGCAGGAGCCGCGCGAGGGCCTGGGCCACGCGCTGTGGCTAGCCCGCGAAACCTTTCGCCACGACCCCGACGGGGTGCTCATCCTGCTCGGCGATACCATCGTGGATGTGGACCTGCCCGCCCTGCTCGCCCAGCCCGGCACAGTGCTGGCCGTGAAAGAAGTGAAAACGCCCAGCCTCTTCGGCCTGGTCGAAACCAACGCCGCCGGCGAGGTCAGCCGCGTGGTCGAGAAGCCGCGCATTCCCAAGTCGAACTATGCCCTGGTGGGCCTCTACAAAATCGCCAACGCCGAGCGGCTGGCCGAGGCGCTGGAGTGGCTCATCAGCACCGGCCGCCGCACCCACGAGGAGTACCAGCTCACCGATGCGCTCATGCACCTTATCGAGGAAGGCGAGCCCATGCGCACCGCCGCCGTCGACAATTGGTTTGACTGTGGCCGCAAGGAAACCCTGCTCGAAGCCAACGCCCGCCTGCTCGACCGCCCCGAGTTTCGGCAGGTGCGCGCGTACCCCGAGTTTCCGGATACGGTCATTATTCCGCCCGTCAGCATCGGCGTGGGCTGCCGCATCGAGCACGCCATCATCGGCCCCAACGTGGCCATCGGCGACCGTACCATCATCCGCCACACCATCGTGAGCGACAGCATTATCGGCTCGTACTCCGAGCTTAGCTCGGCCGTGATGAGCGACTGCATCGTGGGCTCCGATGCCTCGTTCCGGGGCCTGAACCACAGCCTCAACCTCGGCGATAATACCGAAATTGATTATAGCCAGGCTAGGCAGTAG
- the panC gene encoding pantoate--beta-alanine ligase yields MHVFTTAAALQSFAEASRRAGRRLGLVPTMGALHDGHLQLVQAAATDCDDVIASIFVNPTQFNNPDDLRLYPRLPEQDTALLAGAGCTVLFMPGVEAMYPQPTVLRFDFGPLERVMEGAHRPGHFNGVATVVSKLFHMARPHRAYFGQKDFQQVAIVRQLIADLSFDLELVVAPTVREADGLAMSSRNRRLSPEARAVAPLLHRVLEQAASQVRQGVAPAQVQAQALAALAQEPQFTPEYFEVSDAQTLQPLAHYEAGRPVVLCVAAHLSGVRLIDNVVV; encoded by the coding sequence ATGCACGTTTTTACCACCGCCGCCGCCTTGCAATCCTTTGCGGAGGCTAGCCGGCGCGCTGGCCGCCGCCTGGGGCTGGTGCCCACGATGGGCGCCCTGCACGACGGCCACCTTCAGCTCGTTCAGGCCGCCGCTACTGACTGCGACGACGTAATCGCCAGCATCTTCGTCAACCCCACGCAGTTCAATAACCCCGACGACCTGCGCCTGTATCCGCGCCTGCCCGAGCAGGATACGGCGCTGCTGGCCGGCGCGGGCTGCACGGTACTCTTCATGCCGGGCGTAGAGGCAATGTACCCGCAGCCCACCGTGCTGCGCTTCGACTTCGGGCCATTGGAGCGCGTGATGGAAGGCGCCCACCGCCCCGGCCACTTCAACGGCGTGGCGACGGTAGTGAGCAAGCTCTTTCACATGGCCCGGCCGCACCGGGCGTATTTCGGGCAGAAAGATTTTCAGCAGGTCGCGATTGTGCGTCAGCTCATTGCTGACCTGTCGTTTGACCTGGAGCTGGTGGTGGCGCCCACCGTGCGCGAAGCCGACGGGCTGGCTATGTCGTCGCGCAACCGCCGTCTCTCGCCCGAGGCGCGCGCCGTGGCGCCGCTGCTGCACCGGGTGCTGGAGCAGGCGGCCAGCCAGGTGCGGCAGGGCGTGGCACCGGCCCAGGTACAAGCCCAGGCCCTGGCCGCACTGGCCCAGGAGCCCCAGTTCACCCCCGAATATTTTGAAGTATCCGATGCCCAGACCTTGCAGCCGCTAGCCCACTACGAGGCCGGCCGCCCCGTGGTACTGTGCGTGGCCGCCCACCTGAGCGGCGTGCGGCTGATTGATAACGTAGTAGTGTAG
- a CDS encoding glycogen/starch synthase, protein MSKLRILYAATEIDPFLQTTKVAELLRRLPAGMQEAGAEIRIFVPRFGIINERKNRLHEVVRLSGINIAVGDDEKPLVIKVASIPTAKLQVYFIDNEDYFHRKSALVDKNDKFYLDNDERAIFFCKGVLETVKKLGWSPDIVHCNDWMTSLIPLYLKTTYKKDPVFKDAKSVFTVYNNEFLDKFEGNLVDKAKMLDIDDQMLTSLKSADFSGFVKLGMEYADTVVRSDEDFSDNLNGLFKEYASHKRLSQVAADENLLSSYQALYNELAN, encoded by the coding sequence ATGTCGAAGTTGCGCATCCTGTACGCGGCCACCGAAATTGACCCCTTCCTCCAGACTACGAAGGTAGCGGAGCTGCTGCGCCGCCTGCCGGCGGGCATGCAGGAGGCGGGCGCCGAAATTCGGATTTTCGTGCCTCGCTTCGGCATCATCAATGAGCGTAAGAACCGCCTGCACGAAGTGGTGCGCCTCTCGGGCATCAACATCGCGGTGGGCGACGACGAGAAGCCGCTGGTGATTAAGGTGGCCTCGATTCCGACCGCGAAGCTACAGGTTTATTTTATCGACAACGAGGATTATTTCCACCGCAAGTCGGCGCTGGTCGACAAGAACGACAAATTTTACCTCGACAACGACGAGCGGGCCATCTTCTTTTGCAAGGGCGTGCTCGAAACGGTGAAGAAGCTCGGCTGGTCGCCCGATATCGTGCACTGCAACGACTGGATGACCTCACTCATTCCGCTCTACCTGAAAACGACTTACAAGAAAGACCCGGTATTTAAGGATGCCAAGTCGGTGTTTACGGTCTATAACAACGAGTTTCTGGACAAATTTGAGGGCAACCTCGTCGATAAGGCCAAGATGCTCGATATCGACGACCAGATGCTGACCTCGCTCAAATCGGCCGATTTTTCGGGCTTCGTGAAGCTGGGCATGGAGTATGCCGATACGGTAGTGCGCTCGGACGAGGATTTTTCGGATAATCTGAATGGCTTGTTCAAGGAATATGCCTCGCATAAGCGCCTGAGCCAGGTAGCCGCCGACGAGAACCTGCTTTCGTCGTACCAAGCCCTCTACAACGAGCTGGCCAACTAG